A part of Phoenix dactylifera cultivar Barhee BC4 chromosome 2, palm_55x_up_171113_PBpolish2nd_filt_p, whole genome shotgun sequence genomic DNA contains:
- the LOC120108313 gene encoding uncharacterized protein LOC120108313, with product MGGYVDKRSEAVMTKYSAEYSKKYGDASTSDAPPRDYDLWFEATGVPTHGHVYGFSPLENLIGIIGQSSSSSTSTSQAPELHTREDLLGILEHEKKKWQDEVLQKMREEISFGPRHADQESNGDSGSADHASL from the exons atgggaggatatgtggataagagaagtgaagctgtcatg ACaaagtattcagctgaatactccAAAAAATATGGTGATGCCTCCACATCAGATGCTCCACCACGTGATTATGACTTGTGGTTTGAGGCAACTGGTGTCCCAACTCATGGCCATGTCTATGGCTTTAGTCCCCTGGAGAATCTTATTGGAATTATTGGgcaatcatcatcctcttccaccTCTACAAGTCAAGCTCCAGAGCTACACACGCGTGAAGACCTTCTAGGTATTCTTGAGcacgaaaagaaaaaatggcaagatgaggttcttcaaaagatgagagaagagattAGCTTTGGACCAAGGCATGCAGATCAGGAGAGTAATGGTGATTCTGGTTCTGctgatcatgcttcattatga